One genomic segment of Pseudonocardia sp. T1-2H includes these proteins:
- a CDS encoding 3-oxoacyl-[acyl-carrier-protein] synthase III C-terminal domain-containing protein: MKPFVVNRHGRLVFPANFLGELDFSVLETLDQFTAVIGRDFEAKAPTGTDILGRVESGAYPGRFELLRDLGQNLFWVNRYAITMFEKRPTRWRDVARSRDDVFLPVLTPWEDGERKVAAVERAYRELPATWDADAEDTVFGLLFDLFRNKLHHATELPAIKPTVAEFLGRPDALTFVLPDHDPDYPVFRAEEILDADEKVPELEALMRWAMVLHNQYPWDRSRTELRGPADIGDDDFVVAFHPRNRDVMAFIDRVKSARGAGESAAGESAAAPTRREPVEAVAPATPYPPVRVREAFAIQPKLEALAVVRGEHVCDNVDVIRNSSFSWSPMTADEIATKTGIEQRRYTSREPEHLALDAARAALAKSGRTPEDIGAVLVSTCSSNRLIPSMACWLSGELGLLQTHASVDMVAACAGLPYGLAEAIRQIQEIQRPVLLVCVEKFSDKIGSARTSRMIFGDGAAALIVAPAAAGTTGDVEVVQTYASGPWSEVNSIIWPNPEFDNDLTVYGPEVKSLVQRYLAQMIDELGAQSDPDDPGRTLLQSIELIVPHQANKTMILNLAAKAGLSADQLYFNIETMGNVSAASIPIAVHDAVRDGVIARPTRVFTPGFGAGAVGGYAVMRIDPAIVADEVVLDDIAGAAGSGPAGASRVTGTTTDDVRVAFGG, translated from the coding sequence GTGAAACCGTTCGTGGTCAACCGACACGGTCGTCTGGTATTCCCGGCGAATTTCCTCGGCGAACTGGACTTCTCGGTCCTGGAGACGCTCGATCAGTTCACCGCCGTGATCGGGCGGGATTTCGAGGCGAAGGCACCGACCGGGACCGACATCCTGGGCCGGGTCGAGTCCGGGGCGTATCCGGGGCGTTTCGAACTGCTGCGTGATCTGGGCCAGAACCTGTTCTGGGTCAACCGGTACGCGATCACCATGTTCGAGAAGCGGCCCACGCGCTGGCGCGACGTGGCGAGGAGTCGCGATGACGTGTTCCTGCCGGTGCTGACCCCGTGGGAGGACGGCGAGCGGAAGGTGGCCGCGGTCGAGCGCGCCTACCGTGAGCTGCCCGCGACGTGGGATGCCGACGCCGAGGACACGGTGTTCGGCCTGTTGTTCGACCTGTTCCGCAACAAGCTGCACCACGCAACCGAGCTGCCGGCGATCAAGCCGACGGTCGCCGAGTTCCTGGGCCGGCCCGACGCGCTGACGTTCGTGCTGCCCGACCACGACCCCGATTACCCGGTCTTCCGGGCCGAGGAGATCCTCGACGCCGACGAGAAGGTGCCCGAGCTGGAAGCGCTGATGCGCTGGGCCATGGTGCTGCACAACCAGTACCCGTGGGACCGCTCCCGCACCGAGCTGCGCGGGCCCGCCGACATCGGCGACGACGACTTCGTGGTCGCGTTCCACCCCCGCAACCGCGACGTGATGGCCTTCATCGACCGGGTCAAGAGCGCCCGCGGCGCCGGTGAGAGCGCGGCCGGTGAGAGCGCCGCCGCGCCGACCCGGCGCGAGCCGGTCGAGGCCGTCGCGCCCGCTACCCCCTACCCGCCGGTGCGGGTGCGGGAGGCGTTCGCGATCCAGCCGAAACTGGAGGCGTTGGCGGTCGTGCGCGGGGAGCACGTCTGCGACAACGTCGACGTCATCCGCAACTCGAGTTTCTCCTGGTCGCCGATGACCGCCGACGAGATCGCCACCAAGACCGGCATCGAGCAGCGCCGCTACACCAGCCGGGAGCCGGAGCACCTGGCCCTTGACGCCGCCCGGGCCGCGCTGGCGAAGTCCGGCCGGACGCCCGAGGACATCGGGGCGGTGCTGGTGAGCACCTGCAGCAGCAACCGGCTGATCCCGTCGATGGCCTGTTGGCTGTCCGGCGAGCTGGGCCTGCTGCAGACCCACGCCTCGGTCGACATGGTGGCGGCCTGTGCGGGGCTGCCCTACGGGCTGGCCGAGGCCATCCGGCAAATTCAGGAGATCCAGCGACCGGTCCTGCTGGTGTGCGTGGAGAAGTTCTCCGACAAGATCGGCAGCGCCCGGACCTCGCGGATGATCTTCGGGGACGGCGCCGCGGCGTTAATCGTGGCCCCGGCCGCCGCGGGCACCACCGGCGACGTCGAGGTCGTGCAGACCTACGCGAGCGGGCCGTGGAGCGAGGTCAACTCGATCATCTGGCCGAACCCGGAGTTCGATAACGACCTCACCGTGTACGGCCCCGAGGTCAAGTCCCTGGTGCAGCGCTACCTGGCCCAGATGATCGACGAGCTCGGCGCGCAGTCGGATCCGGACGACCCCGGGCGCACGCTGCTGCAGAGCATCGAGCTGATCGTCCCGCACCAGGCCAACAAGACGATGATCCTGAACCTGGCCGCCAAGGCGGGGCTGTCCGCCGATCAGCTGTACTTCAACATCGAGACGATGGGCAACGTCTCGGCGGCGAGCATCCCGATCGCGGTGCACGACGCCGTACGCGACGGCGTGATCGCCCGCCCGACCAGGGTCTTCACACCCGGCTTCGGGGCCGGCGCCGTCGGCGGGTACGCGGTGATGCGGATCGACCCCGCGATCGTGGCCGACGAAGTGGTGCTGGACGACATCGCGGGGGCCGCCGGCAGCGGACCCGCCGGCGCATCACGGGTGACCGGGACGACGACCGACGACGTGCGCGTCGCGTTCGGCGGGTGA
- a CDS encoding ATP-binding protein — protein sequence MSHGTRPAFQRLAIVNRGEPAMRLINAVREWNAEAGAQPGGAQWEPLRTIAIYTVADRQAMFVREADEAALIGPEDEDGFGANPYLDYAELERALRACRADAVWPGWGFVSEKAEFAELCERLGIIFVGPSAEVMRRLGDKIESKRLAGQVGVPLAAWSGGPVADLDQAREHAETIGYPLMVKATAGGGGRGIRLVSSPEELAEAFERAGSEASKTAGDATVFLERAIRGGRHVEVQVVADADGAVWTLGVRDCSVQRRNQKVIEESASTALGAEQEQLLRSSAAELVRAAGYANAGTVEFLYEPKDRLLSFLEVNTRLQVEHPVTEATTGVDIVKLQLHVAAGGRLADISTGAPSEFGHAIEARLTAEDPERGFAPAPGLIEHLVLPTGPGIRVDTGVAAGDVIPPQYDSMIAKVIAWGRTRSEARARLSRALSQTTAVIDGGTTNKAFLLDLLDRPEFVSGEVDTTWLDTMMADGYTPPRRLDVALLATAVEAHDAHVARQRDRLFTSAERGRPEVGHESWYQVDVRAAGEAYRLRVARSRAARYRVELDGRAVDVDVERSGRFERRLTVGDQTFAVLSVAQGADYLVEVDGAVHRISGGEAGLVRAPAPAMVVAIPVKAGDTVTEGDIVAVVESMKLETALRAPLAGRVAEVLVDPNTQVEGGTKLVRMEHDPELDGVGDPSSGTRADLSALAGTATADRGAADTLAALRSLVLGFDIDEREARSLLQGLTSARAELPADDLGLLAGEIEVLRIFADLCALSRNRRVPDGMEGDDSAVDAEATRNPQEYLYAYLRSRDADAEGLPESFRIKLRRALAHYGITDLEPSPDLGPALYRMFLAHRRATAHVPAISELLQWRLRHPESLPADARDGYRQVLDHVVTATQLRHPVIGDLARQVRYRCFDAPLIAEGRARVQQQVRERLDQLADDPAERAAQIDEIVASGEPILEVFAERHHAAMLEVMTRRYYRIRSLQKSAVVEHDGRALLTADYVHDGEAYTVLAAVFDATAAGGAKGPSALATDLSQIVDALPPERTALIDLYVTSAKASGADPDARAERIRDQLGSIPGPVGRVAVAVRRPDGEESGGPTWFTFRGGPEGTPVEDRTLRGLHPMIAERLDLWRLSGFELTRLPSATDVHLFRAQGREVPEDQRLIALADVRELTTLRNDDGRIRGLPQLERVLDACLDSLRSARSADRTAAELEWNRVKLFVWPVVDVPLTEFEAVVRTLAPRTEALGLEQVQVQFRLAGTGDNDGGAAGEPRERMLRMSRPPGAGLTLRITDPPRHPLRELDSYTRKVIGARRRGAVYPYELIPLITRSPDRGGAPGTFTEYDLDDSGAPVPVDRAPGSNTANMVLGVVTTPTQRYPDGMRRVVLLGDPTKALGAIAEPECRRVLAAIELARRFDTPMEWFAVSSGAKIAMDSGSETMDWISRVLRGLIEFTQDGGEINVVVTGINVGAQPYWNAEATMLMHTKGILVMTPDSTMVLTGKQSLDYSGGVSAEDNFGIGGYDRIMGPNGQAQYWAPDLSGAVDVLLAHYAHTYTAPGERFPRPAPTTDPTHRDISDSPHSGPGTDFTTLGEIFSADTNPDRKKPFDIRSLVRGVADADHAPLERWVDMHDAESVVVFDAHLGGQPIALLGIESRPQARRGPLPVDGPSQFTAGTLFPRSSKKTARAINAASGNRPLVVLANLSGFDGSPESLRGLQLEYGAEIGRAVVNFDGPIVFCVVSRYHGGAFVVFSGTLNDNMEIAAVEGSYASVIGGAPAAAVVFAGEVNKRTAADPRVADLEVRIAEASDSGEDADAARLRAELAAVRPAVRSEKLGQVADEFDTRHSIERARSMGSVHTIVPATRLRPYLADAVQRGIARTLTQEDGTTG from the coding sequence ATGAGCCACGGGACTCGACCTGCCTTCCAGCGCCTCGCGATCGTGAACCGGGGCGAACCCGCGATGCGACTGATCAATGCCGTGCGCGAATGGAACGCCGAGGCCGGCGCGCAACCGGGCGGCGCCCAGTGGGAACCGTTGCGCACCATCGCCATCTACACCGTCGCCGACCGGCAGGCGATGTTCGTCCGGGAGGCGGACGAGGCGGCGCTGATCGGTCCGGAGGACGAGGACGGCTTCGGCGCCAACCCGTACCTCGACTACGCCGAACTGGAGCGCGCACTGCGCGCGTGCCGCGCCGACGCGGTGTGGCCGGGCTGGGGGTTCGTATCGGAGAAGGCCGAGTTCGCCGAGCTGTGCGAGCGGCTGGGGATCATCTTCGTCGGCCCGTCGGCGGAGGTTATGCGCCGGCTCGGCGACAAGATCGAGTCGAAGCGGCTGGCCGGGCAGGTCGGCGTGCCGCTCGCGGCCTGGAGCGGTGGCCCGGTGGCCGACCTGGACCAGGCCCGCGAGCACGCCGAGACGATCGGCTACCCGTTGATGGTCAAGGCGACCGCGGGCGGCGGCGGGCGGGGCATCCGGCTGGTGAGCTCGCCGGAGGAGCTGGCGGAGGCCTTCGAGCGGGCGGGCTCGGAGGCGTCGAAGACCGCCGGGGACGCGACGGTGTTCCTGGAGCGGGCGATCCGCGGCGGCCGGCATGTCGAGGTGCAGGTCGTCGCCGATGCCGACGGCGCCGTGTGGACGTTGGGCGTCCGGGACTGCAGCGTGCAGCGGCGCAACCAGAAGGTGATCGAGGAGTCGGCCTCGACGGCGCTGGGCGCCGAGCAGGAGCAACTGCTGCGCTCCAGCGCGGCCGAGCTGGTCCGGGCGGCCGGCTACGCCAACGCCGGGACCGTGGAGTTCCTCTACGAGCCCAAGGATCGGCTGCTGTCATTCCTGGAGGTCAACACCCGGCTGCAGGTCGAGCACCCGGTCACCGAGGCGACCACCGGGGTCGACATCGTCAAGCTGCAGCTACACGTCGCGGCGGGCGGGCGGCTGGCCGACATCTCGACCGGCGCGCCGTCGGAGTTCGGGCATGCCATCGAGGCCCGGCTGACCGCCGAGGACCCGGAGCGCGGGTTCGCCCCCGCACCGGGTCTGATCGAGCACCTGGTGCTGCCCACCGGCCCGGGCATCCGGGTCGACACCGGAGTGGCGGCCGGCGACGTCATCCCGCCGCAGTACGACTCCATGATCGCGAAGGTGATCGCCTGGGGCCGGACCCGTTCCGAGGCACGCGCCCGGCTCTCGCGCGCGCTGAGCCAGACCACCGCGGTGATCGACGGCGGCACCACGAACAAGGCGTTCCTGCTCGACCTGCTCGACCGGCCGGAGTTCGTCTCCGGCGAGGTCGACACCACCTGGCTCGACACCATGATGGCTGACGGCTACACCCCGCCGCGACGCCTCGACGTCGCCCTGCTCGCGACCGCGGTGGAGGCGCACGACGCGCACGTGGCCCGCCAGCGCGACCGCCTGTTCACCTCCGCCGAGCGCGGCCGCCCCGAGGTCGGGCACGAGTCCTGGTACCAGGTCGACGTCCGCGCGGCCGGCGAGGCCTACCGGCTGCGGGTGGCCCGGTCCCGGGCCGCCCGGTACCGGGTGGAGCTGGACGGGCGCGCGGTGGACGTCGACGTCGAGCGGTCGGGCCGGTTCGAGCGCCGCCTGACCGTCGGCGACCAGACGTTCGCGGTGCTCTCGGTCGCCCAGGGCGCGGACTACCTCGTCGAGGTCGACGGCGCGGTGCACCGGATCTCCGGCGGTGAGGCCGGACTGGTCCGTGCCCCGGCACCGGCGATGGTGGTGGCCATCCCGGTGAAGGCCGGCGACACGGTGACCGAGGGCGACATCGTCGCCGTCGTGGAGAGCATGAAACTGGAGACGGCGCTGCGCGCCCCGCTCGCGGGCCGGGTCGCCGAGGTACTGGTCGACCCCAACACCCAGGTCGAGGGCGGCACCAAGCTGGTCCGCATGGAACACGACCCAGAACTGGACGGGGTCGGGGACCCTTCGTCGGGCACCCGGGCCGACCTGAGCGCGCTGGCCGGCACCGCCACGGCCGACCGCGGTGCGGCCGACACACTGGCCGCGCTGCGCTCGCTGGTGCTGGGCTTCGACATCGACGAGCGGGAGGCCCGCTCGCTGCTGCAGGGACTGACCAGCGCGCGGGCCGAGCTGCCCGCCGACGACCTGGGGCTGCTCGCCGGCGAGATCGAGGTCCTGCGGATCTTCGCCGACCTGTGCGCGCTCTCGCGCAACCGGCGGGTGCCCGACGGGATGGAAGGCGACGACTCCGCCGTCGACGCCGAGGCCACCCGCAACCCGCAGGAGTACCTCTACGCCTACCTGCGCTCCCGCGACGCCGACGCCGAAGGGCTGCCCGAGTCGTTCCGGATCAAGCTGCGCCGCGCCCTGGCCCACTACGGGATCACTGACCTGGAACCCTCGCCCGACCTGGGCCCCGCGCTCTACCGGATGTTCCTCGCCCACCGCCGCGCGACCGCGCACGTCCCGGCGATCTCGGAGCTGCTGCAATGGCGGCTGCGGCACCCGGAGTCGCTGCCCGCCGACGCCCGCGACGGTTACCGGCAGGTCCTCGACCACGTCGTCACCGCGACCCAGCTGCGGCATCCCGTGATCGGCGATCTGGCCCGGCAGGTCCGGTACCGCTGCTTCGACGCCCCGCTGATCGCCGAGGGCCGCGCCAGGGTGCAGCAGCAGGTCCGCGAGCGGCTCGACCAGCTGGCCGACGATCCCGCCGAGCGTGCAGCGCAGATCGACGAGATCGTCGCGTCCGGGGAGCCGATCCTCGAAGTCTTCGCCGAGCGGCACCACGCCGCGATGCTCGAGGTGATGACCCGCCGGTACTACCGGATCCGGTCGCTGCAGAAGTCGGCCGTCGTCGAGCACGACGGCCGTGCGCTGCTGACCGCGGACTACGTCCACGACGGCGAGGCCTACACGGTGCTGGCGGCCGTCTTCGACGCCACCGCGGCCGGCGGCGCCAAGGGGCCATCCGCGCTCGCGACCGACCTGAGCCAGATCGTCGACGCGCTGCCGCCGGAGCGGACCGCACTGATCGATCTCTACGTCACCTCGGCCAAGGCCTCCGGTGCGGATCCGGACGCCCGGGCCGAGCGGATCCGCGACCAACTCGGCAGTATCCCGGGCCCGGTCGGCCGGGTCGCGGTGGCGGTGCGCCGGCCCGACGGCGAGGAGAGCGGCGGGCCGACGTGGTTCACCTTCCGCGGCGGCCCGGAGGGCACTCCGGTTGAGGACCGGACGCTGCGCGGGCTGCACCCGATGATCGCCGAGCGGCTGGACCTGTGGCGACTGTCGGGCTTCGAGCTGACCCGGCTGCCCTCGGCCACCGACGTACACCTGTTCCGCGCGCAGGGCCGCGAGGTCCCCGAGGACCAGCGGCTCATCGCGCTGGCCGATGTCCGAGAGCTGACCACCCTGCGCAACGACGACGGCCGGATCCGCGGCCTGCCTCAGCTCGAACGGGTGCTCGACGCGTGCCTGGACAGCCTGCGCTCCGCCCGCTCGGCCGACCGGACCGCGGCGGAGCTGGAGTGGAACCGGGTCAAGCTCTTCGTCTGGCCGGTCGTCGACGTACCCCTCACCGAGTTCGAGGCCGTCGTGCGGACCCTGGCGCCGCGCACCGAGGCGCTGGGCCTGGAGCAGGTGCAGGTGCAGTTCCGGCTGGCCGGAACCGGGGACAACGACGGTGGCGCTGCTGGTGAGCCGCGCGAGCGGATGTTGCGGATGTCCCGCCCGCCGGGCGCCGGGCTGACGCTGCGGATCACCGACCCGCCGCGGCACCCGCTGCGTGAGCTGGACTCCTACACCCGGAAGGTGATCGGGGCCCGCCGCCGCGGCGCGGTGTACCCCTACGAGCTGATCCCACTAATCACCCGCTCGCCCGACCGCGGCGGCGCCCCCGGCACGTTCACCGAGTACGACCTCGACGACAGCGGCGCCCCGGTGCCGGTGGACCGGGCGCCGGGTTCGAACACCGCGAACATGGTGCTCGGGGTGGTCACCACACCCACCCAGCGTTACCCGGATGGGATGCGCCGGGTTGTGCTGCTGGGTGACCCGACCAAGGCGCTCGGCGCGATCGCCGAGCCCGAGTGCCGCCGAGTGCTCGCGGCCATCGAGTTGGCGCGGCGCTTCGACACCCCGATGGAGTGGTTCGCCGTCTCCTCGGGCGCGAAGATCGCGATGGACTCCGGCAGCGAGACCATGGACTGGATCTCGCGGGTGCTGCGCGGGCTCATCGAGTTCACCCAGGACGGCGGCGAGATCAACGTCGTGGTCACCGGCATCAACGTCGGCGCCCAGCCGTACTGGAACGCCGAGGCCACGATGCTGATGCACACCAAAGGCATCCTGGTCATGACCCCGGACTCGACGATGGTGCTCACCGGCAAGCAGTCGCTGGACTACTCCGGCGGGGTCTCGGCCGAGGACAACTTCGGCATCGGCGGCTACGACCGGATCATGGGCCCGAACGGGCAGGCCCAGTACTGGGCGCCGGACCTGTCCGGTGCCGTGGACGTGCTGCTCGCCCACTACGCCCACACCTACACCGCGCCCGGTGAGCGCTTCCCGCGGCCCGCACCGACCACCGACCCGACCCACCGCGACATCAGCGACTCGCCGCACTCCGGGCCCGGGACCGACTTCACCACGCTCGGCGAGATCTTCTCGGCCGACACCAACCCGGATCGCAAGAAGCCGTTCGACATCCGCTCGCTGGTGCGCGGCGTGGCCGACGCCGACCACGCGCCGCTGGAGCGGTGGGTGGACATGCACGACGCCGAGTCGGTCGTCGTGTTCGACGCGCACCTGGGCGGGCAGCCGATCGCGCTGCTGGGCATCGAGTCGCGGCCACAGGCCCGGCGCGGCCCGCTGCCGGTGGACGGACCGTCGCAGTTCACCGCGGGGACGCTGTTCCCGCGCTCGTCGAAGAAGACCGCCCGGGCGATCAACGCGGCGAGCGGCAACCGGCCGTTGGTGGTGCTGGCCAACCTGTCCGGGTTCGACGGGTCGCCGGAGTCACTGCGCGGCCTGCAGCTGGAGTACGGCGCCGAGATCGGCCGGGCCGTGGTCAACTTCGACGGCCCGATCGTGTTCTGCGTGGTCTCCCGCTACCACGGCGGCGCGTTCGTCGTGTTCTCCGGGACGCTCAACGACAACATGGAGATCGCCGCCGTCGAGGGCTCCTACGCCTCGGTGATCGGCGGCGCCCCGGCTGCGGCCGTGGTGTTCGCCGGTGAGGTCAACAAGCGCACCGCGGCCGACCCGCGGGTGGCCGACCTGGAGGTCCGCATCGCCGAGGCGTCCGACTCCGGGGAGGATGCCGACGCCGCCCGGCTGCGCGCCGAGCTGGCCGCGGTCCGGCCGGCCGTGCGCTCGGAGAAGCTCGGCCAGGTCGCCGACGAATTCGACACCCGGCACAGCATCGAACGGGCCCGCAGCATGGGCTCCGTGCACACCATCGTCCCCGCCACCCGGCTGCGGCCCTACCTGGCCGACGCGGTGCAGCGCGGAATCGCGCGCACGCTCACCCAGGAAGACGGCACGACCGGATAG
- a CDS encoding 3-oxoacyl-ACP reductase — protein sequence MSDQSNDQRVAIVTGGTRGIGAAITTALARSGVHVAAGYNSNAQAAEELAGKLGAEGASVSVHQGNVGEPGDCTRVVGEVLEARGRVDYLINNAGITVDKTMRRMTVDDWHAVLRINLSGSFYMAKAVLDHMLERGFGRIVNISSTIGQTGGIGQANYAASKSGLFGLTQSLAQEVARKGITVNCVAPGYIETEMVAAVPEEVLAKLLKGVPVGRLGQASEIARAVQFLVDDGAGYITGSVISVNGGLDM from the coding sequence ATGTCCGACCAGTCGAACGACCAGCGCGTGGCGATCGTGACGGGCGGTACACGCGGAATCGGCGCCGCCATCACCACGGCACTGGCCCGCTCCGGGGTGCACGTCGCCGCCGGCTACAACAGCAACGCCCAGGCGGCCGAGGAACTCGCCGGCAAGCTCGGCGCCGAGGGCGCGTCGGTGTCGGTGCACCAGGGCAACGTCGGCGAGCCCGGGGACTGCACCCGCGTCGTCGGCGAGGTCCTCGAGGCCCGGGGCCGGGTGGACTACCTGATCAACAACGCCGGCATCACGGTCGACAAGACCATGCGCAGGATGACCGTCGACGACTGGCACGCGGTGCTGCGGATCAACCTGTCCGGCTCGTTCTACATGGCCAAGGCCGTCCTCGACCACATGCTCGAGCGCGGGTTCGGCCGCATCGTCAACATCAGTTCGACGATCGGGCAGACCGGCGGCATTGGCCAGGCCAACTACGCCGCGTCCAAGTCCGGCCTGTTCGGCCTGACCCAGAGCCTGGCCCAGGAGGTGGCCCGCAAGGGCATCACGGTGAACTGCGTGGCGCCGGGCTACATCGAGACCGAGATGGTGGCCGCGGTCCCCGAGGAGGTGCTGGCCAAGCTGCTCAAGGGCGTTCCGGTCGGGCGGCTCGGGCAGGCCAGCGAGATCGCCCGCGCGGTGCAGTTCCTGGTCGACGACGGCGCCGGCTACATCACCGGCAGCGTCATCTCCGTCAACGGCGGCCTGGACATGTGA
- the ccrA gene encoding crotonyl-CoA carboxylase/reductase, whose amino-acid sequence MQQILDAILAEQFDEVGGLKIPEHYRGVTVRADETEMFAGLPTREKDPRQSLHVGDVATPDLGPGEALVAVMASAINYNTVWTSIFEPLPTFSALRRYGRLSELAKRHDLPYHVVGSDLAGVVVRTGLGVHTWNPGDRVVAHCLSVELENPDGHNDTMMDPEQRIWGFETNFGGLAELALVKSNQLMPKAPHLSWEEAASPGLVNSTAYRQLVSRNGADMKQGDTVLVWGASGGLGSHATQMVLNGGGTPVCVVSSPEKAEICRRMGVELIIDRNAEGYAFWGDEFHQDPAEWKRFGAKIRELTGGEDPDIVLEHPGRETFGASVYVTRRGGTIVTCASTSGYEHTYDNRYLWMNLKRIIGSHFANYREAWEANRLVATGKVHPTLSKVYPLAQTAQAVLDVHSNAHQGKVGVLCLAPREGLGVSDTQRRERHAEQINRFREV is encoded by the coding sequence ATGCAGCAGATTCTCGACGCGATCCTCGCCGAACAGTTCGATGAGGTCGGCGGGTTGAAAATCCCGGAGCATTACCGCGGCGTCACGGTGCGCGCGGACGAGACCGAGATGTTCGCGGGATTGCCCACCCGGGAGAAGGACCCGCGGCAGAGCCTGCACGTCGGAGACGTCGCCACCCCGGATCTCGGACCCGGTGAGGCGCTGGTCGCGGTGATGGCCAGCGCGATCAACTACAACACGGTCTGGACGTCGATCTTCGAGCCGCTCCCCACGTTCAGCGCCCTGCGCCGCTACGGGAGGTTGTCGGAGCTGGCGAAGCGGCACGACCTGCCTTATCACGTGGTGGGCTCCGACCTGGCCGGCGTCGTGGTGCGCACCGGACTCGGGGTGCACACCTGGAATCCCGGTGACCGGGTGGTCGCGCACTGCCTGTCCGTGGAGTTGGAGAACCCCGACGGGCACAACGACACGATGATGGACCCGGAGCAGCGGATTTGGGGTTTCGAGACCAATTTCGGTGGCCTCGCCGAGCTGGCCCTGGTCAAGTCCAACCAGTTGATGCCCAAGGCGCCCCACTTGAGCTGGGAGGAGGCGGCCAGTCCCGGGCTGGTCAACTCCACGGCCTACCGGCAGTTGGTCTCGCGCAACGGGGCGGACATGAAGCAGGGTGACACCGTGCTGGTCTGGGGTGCCTCCGGCGGCCTGGGTTCCCACGCCACCCAGATGGTGCTCAACGGCGGCGGCACGCCGGTGTGTGTGGTGTCCTCCCCGGAGAAGGCGGAGATCTGCCGGAGGATGGGCGTCGAGCTGATCATCGACCGGAACGCGGAGGGCTACGCGTTCTGGGGCGACGAGTTCCACCAGGACCCCGCGGAGTGGAAGCGCTTCGGGGCCAAGATCCGGGAACTGACCGGCGGTGAGGACCCGGACATCGTGCTGGAGCACCCGGGCCGGGAAACTTTCGGCGCGAGTGTCTATGTGACCCGCAGGGGCGGCACGATCGTCACCTGCGCCTCGACCTCGGGCTACGAGCACACCTACGACAACCGATACCTGTGGATGAACCTCAAGCGCATCATCGGCTCGCACTTCGCGAACTACCGCGAGGCCTGGGAGGCCAACCGCCTCGTTGCCACCGGCAAGGTGCACCCGACGCTCTCGAAGGTCTACCCGCTGGCTCAGACCGCTCAGGCCGTGCTCGACGTGCACTCCAACGCTCACCAGGGGAAGGTCGGCGTGCTCTGCCTGGCACCGCGGGAGGGACTCGGGGTGAGCGACACCCAGCGCCGGGAACGGCACGCGGAGCAGATCAACCGGTTCCGGGAGGTCTGA
- a CDS encoding DUF779 domain-containing protein, whose amino-acid sequence MNPIAGVERITATPAARSAISRLRASRGAPVMFVQSGGCCAGSTPMCLPEGEFMVGQGDVLLGEIEGCPFYIDDALDAAWRHDRFVLDVDRGDPEGFSLPAGEGLRFVTHSAGRLTPGSAAHSSPPNGTTP is encoded by the coding sequence ATGAATCCGATCGCGGGCGTGGAGCGGATTACGGCAACCCCGGCGGCCCGTTCGGCGATCAGCCGACTGCGCGCCAGCCGGGGTGCGCCGGTCATGTTCGTACAGTCCGGCGGGTGCTGCGCGGGCAGCACACCGATGTGCCTTCCCGAGGGCGAGTTCATGGTCGGGCAGGGCGACGTGCTGCTCGGCGAGATCGAAGGCTGCCCCTTCTACATCGACGATGCGCTCGACGCGGCGTGGCGGCACGACAGGTTCGTCCTGGACGTGGACCGCGGCGACCCGGAGGGCTTCTCGCTGCCCGCAGGTGAGGGGCTGCGTTTCGTCACCCACTCCGCGGGCCGCCTCACCCCGGGTTCAGCGGCACACTCGTCCCCACCGAACGGAACAACACCATGA